In Oscillospiraceae bacterium, the genomic window CTCCAGCAGCATCGAGCCGAGCTCAAAGGAAAGATCACGGATCGAGAAAATCATACAAAACCTCCGGTATTTTTACACAATGAGACTATGATAACATATTTGCGCGATGCGGGCAAGCGCGTCGAGCGTGCAGGGGACACTGCCTAAAAGAATGACTTTGATAAAAGATGCACAAATCGTGTGCTGCCCTCTTGACAAGACCGGTCCGTCACGCTATACTCTGTACCAGAAAGTTCGTTTCAGGGCGGGGTGCGATTCCCCACTGGCGGTAAAGTCCGCGACCACCCGCAAGGGTGCTGACCCGGTGCAACTCCGGGACCAACGGTATAGTCCGGATGCAAGAAACGGCAGACAACGTTTGTGTCTACGCGCCCTGTTGCAGTTTTTTGTTGCAGCAGGGCGCTTTTTTGTTTGTCTTACCCGTTCCGAGTTCCATGCGAAAAGGGCTTTCCAATCAATTTTTTGAACGGGGCGAACCCCGGGGGAGGACAAAACCTATGCGAAAGAATACGACCCACAACCTGACCGTTGCCGCCATGCTCAGCGCGGTGGCCTTTATCCTGATGTTCATCGAGTTTCCCATCCCGATGCTCATTCCCAGCTTTGTCAAGATGGACTTTTCCGACCTGCCGGCCCTGCTGGGTGCCTTTGCACTGGGCCCCGTGTACGGCGTAGTGATCAGCTTCATGAAGAACCTGCTCCACATCGTCATCAAGGGCACCTCCACCGCCTGTGTGGGCGAGCTGTGCAACTTCATGCTGGGCGCGGTGTTCTCGGCGGTGGCGGGCTTCATCTACAAGCACCGCAAGAGCCGCAAAACGGCCATCCTTGGTGCCCTTGCCGGTGCCGCAGCCATGGCGGTGTTCAGTGTGCCGTCCAACTACTTCATCACTTACCCGGCCTATGTGGAGTTCTACCACATGCCGCTGGAAGCCATTCTTGGCATGTACCAGGCCATTCTGCCTTCGGCCAACAGCCTGATCAAGTGCCTGGTCATCTTTAACATGCCCTTCACGCTGGTCAAGGGCCTGCTGGATGCCGTGCTCTGCATGCTGATCTACAAGCCGCTGTCTCCCATCCTGCACGGCCGCAAGTAATTTTTGCTTTTCTCTTTTCTTTCTTTCTTCTTTTCTTCTCAATCAAACAGCAACTCCCCGGCTGGGGCTGCCCAATTGCAGCGGTCCCGGCCGGGGAGCTGTTTTATCATGGAAAAGAATCTATCAGGCCAGCGCGCCCTTGTCCAGCCATTTGCCGCGGGCCAGCCGGAGCAGGAACAGGGCACCGCGGGTGCACAGCTCGGCGCACATAGCAAACCACACGCCCACAAGCCCGAAGCGGGGAGCCAGCAGCACGGCCAGCGTGAGCCGGATGCCCCACATGCTCACAAGGTTCAGCACAAAGCAGCCGGTGCTGTCACCGGCACCCTGCATGGCACCGCTGGCCACGATGCTGGCCCCGAACATCGGCTCGGCAAAGGCTTCGATGCGCAGCACCTGCGCACCCAGCGCAATGACGGCGGCGTCGGCGGTGAAGATGCCCATCAGGGCCGGAGCAAACACATACAGGCCCACGCCGGTCAGCGCCATGATGGCCATGCCCATACCGGTGCACAGCCAGGCAATGCGTTTGGCCATATCCCGCCGGTGGGCGCCCACGGCCTGGCCTACCATGGCAAGGGAGGCGTCCTGGATGCCGTAGCCTGCCATGTAACACAGGCTTTCGGCGCTCACGCCCAGGCTGTTGGCCGCAATGGCGGTGGTGCCCAGCCCGGACACGATGCGGATCAGCAGCACCTGAGCAGAGGAAAGGGCGGCTCGCTCTGCAGAAAGGGGCGCACCCACCCGCCACAGATTCCGCAGGCAGGACCGGGTGATCTTCCAGGAGCCGGGCTTGCGGATGCACAAAGGGCCCTCTCGCAGCAGC contains:
- a CDS encoding ECF transporter S component encodes the protein MRKNTTHNLTVAAMLSAVAFILMFIEFPIPMLIPSFVKMDFSDLPALLGAFALGPVYGVVISFMKNLLHIVIKGTSTACVGELCNFMLGAVFSAVAGFIYKHRKSRKTAILGALAGAAAMAVFSVPSNYFITYPAYVEFYHMPLEAILGMYQAILPSANSLIKCLVIFNMPFTLVKGLLDAVLCMLIYKPLSPILHGRK